A genome region from Methanobrevibacter sp. includes the following:
- the glf gene encoding UDP-galactopyranose mutase — protein sequence MKYDYLIVGAGLFGAVFAHEMTKAGKKCLVIEKRDHIAGNAYTELKENINVHKYGAHIFHTNNKEVWEYINQFADFNRFTNSPVANYKGELYNLPFNMNTFYQMWGVKTPEEAKAKIEEQKAEAKVENPQNLEEQAISLIGKDIYEKLVKGYTEKQWGRKCSELPAFIIKRLPVRFTYDNNYFNDLYQGIPIGGYTKIVEKMLDGIEVKLNTDFFDDKDKWLDIADKVIFTGMIDEYYDYCYGELEYRGLNFEFETLDLENYQGNAVINYTDAETPYTRIIEHKHFEGSESPKTIITREYPKNWVKGEEAYYPMNDDKNSELFNKYVELSKKEDKVIFGGRLGMYKYFDMWQVIDEALKVVQSLK from the coding sequence ATGAAATATGATTATTTGATAGTTGGTGCAGGTCTTTTCGGTGCAGTATTTGCTCATGAAATGACCAAAGCTGGTAAAAAGTGTTTAGTTATAGAAAAAAGAGACCACATTGCTGGAAATGCATATACTGAATTAAAAGAAAACATTAATGTCCACAAATATGGTGCACATATCTTCCATACAAACAACAAGGAAGTTTGGGAATATATCAACCAGTTTGCAGACTTCAACAGGTTTACCAACTCCCCTGTTGCCAACTATAAAGGCGAACTATACAATTTGCCTTTTAACATGAACACATTTTATCAGATGTGGGGCGTCAAGACTCCGGAGGAAGCAAAAGCCAAAATTGAAGAGCAAAAAGCAGAAGCAAAAGTTGAAAATCCTCAAAACCTTGAAGAGCAGGCAATATCACTCATCGGAAAAGACATTTACGAAAAGCTCGTAAAAGGTTATACTGAAAAGCAGTGGGGAAGAAAATGCTCAGAGCTTCCTGCATTCATTATAAAAAGGCTTCCAGTGAGATTTACATACGACAACAATTATTTCAATGATTTGTATCAGGGAATCCCTATCGGAGGATACACCAAAATCGTTGAAAAGATGCTTGACGGCATTGAAGTTAAACTCAATACAGATTTCTTTGATGACAAAGATAAATGGCTCGATATTGCAGATAAAGTGATATTTACCGGAATGATTGATGAATATTATGATTACTGCTATGGAGAGCTTGAATACAGAGGCCTTAACTTTGAGTTTGAAACTTTAGATTTGGAAAACTATCAGGGAAATGCCGTAATCAACTACACTGATGCTGAAACTCCATACACCAGAATAATCGAACACAAGCATTTTGAAGGCTCAGAATCTCCGAAAACAATAATCACCCGAGAATATCCTAAAAACTGGGTGAAAGGTGAGGAAGCATATTATCCTATGAATGATGATAAAAACTCCGAATTATTCAACAAATATGTTGAACTTTCCAAAAAAGAGGATAAAGTCATCTTCGGCGGACGTTTGGGAATGTATAAATACTTTGACATGTGGCAAGTTATTGATGAAGCATTGAAAGTAGTGCAATCCCTAAAATAA
- a CDS encoding glycosyltransferase, which translates to MYKISVIIPVYNVEDYLKECLDSVCGQTLTDIEILCINDGSTDSSLKILEEYSKNDSRVKIITKENGGQATARNLGIKEAQGEYIAFVDSDDFIEPDMLEKLYTKANDNNLDLAMCKIATYDNQTGEIKDNVWYYMLGVFRDFEKEFFTHRDTKEFTCNIAVTPYNKLYKTRLLKDNDILFPEGLIFEDEKFFFDVYLRAKKVSIVDEFLYYYRVNRKGSTVDISKENDYADLIPISKQIRETFRKTNNYEDYKILLANRFIHLQLARFSETSPKYRKNYFNLVKEDLNEVLKDKEIADNLESDVEFRVSKILKAKNYDEFKKLDEHKIFSVVIACYNTGKYLDECIKSVIGQSFSFGSNIQLILVNDGSSDNTEEICKKYEQLYPDNIIYLYQENQGQGAARNLGLKYANGKYINFLDSDDKFSGNTFYKVYEFFEEHYDEIDFVSTRMFFFDKYEGQHPLNYKFEEDRIIDLTEMWDYPQLSASSAFFKRELFEKYRFPESLVNSEDTLMLNKMLLENPKYGAVTEAIYWYRRRSDESSTIDSSSTKKGFYTNRLNNYFKALIYASIEKYGKVVKFIQYLITYDIQWMFSVENISEILTNKEIKELYLHIQDVLSYLDDDVITSLRNDKLNIRYHMLATKYAVVNVDLSGLVTYKNIHSKFNGEFAGVYSGNTLIDKLDNHKLWLDIIEIKENKLFISGFLMSFFADNDIKIEIIKTNKKTRKTDSYIAKRVHYKHTSKCFLGCSLESQYNFDFEIPLEDNENSIIEISARFIGVNSKERSFKQLPVDFSNHARLSQLSNYSINKNHFLYFNDNKFYISKYNYLKMIKSEIPILLRVFKRKESFYTSVIAFRLIYLLLYPFYKKRRIWMFMDRQENADDNAEHLYKYAIAQNDNIEKYFTVQEDSSDFKRLKNLKNIIPFYSFKQRILYLFAEKIISSHPDENILNPFFNKNETSYAGLINSDKIFLQHGVTKDNISSWLHKYDKNLSLITTVSDAERDSFLDEGYNYSPETIQTLGFARFDNLEMKGELHKQIVIMPSWREDLHDMTPNYIKESKYFKHINSLINNENLIEICKNYDFKIIFKPHPLVYEFIDLFDTNDYVTIDNTSTYQELFKNSDLLITDYSSVAFDFSYMKKPMIYYQYAKDYNFEEGYFKYKSMGFGEVIEKEEELIELIENYLKNNCEMKELYKNRVDTFYKYNDKNNCKRIYEYILNKL; encoded by the coding sequence ATGTATAAAATATCAGTTATTATTCCGGTTTACAATGTTGAAGACTATCTTAAAGAGTGCTTGGATAGTGTATGTGGGCAAACATTGACTGATATTGAAATTTTATGCATTAATGACGGATCAACCGACAGTTCCTTAAAGATTCTTGAAGAATACTCTAAAAATGATTCAAGAGTTAAAATCATCACAAAAGAAAATGGCGGTCAGGCCACAGCCCGAAATTTAGGTATAAAAGAAGCTCAAGGAGAATATATTGCCTTTGTTGATTCAGATGATTTTATCGAACCGGACATGCTTGAAAAACTCTACACAAAAGCAAATGACAATAATTTGGACCTTGCAATGTGCAAGATTGCCACCTATGACAATCAGACAGGAGAAATTAAGGACAATGTCTGGTATTATATGCTCGGTGTTTTCAGAGACTTTGAAAAGGAATTTTTTACACACAGGGACACTAAAGAGTTTACCTGCAACATTGCCGTTACTCCATACAATAAACTATATAAGACAAGGCTGCTGAAAGACAATGACATATTATTTCCGGAAGGACTTATTTTTGAAGATGAAAAGTTCTTTTTTGATGTGTATCTAAGAGCAAAAAAGGTTTCAATAGTTGATGAATTTTTATATTATTACAGAGTCAACAGAAAAGGCTCTACTGTGGATATTTCAAAAGAAAATGATTATGCGGACCTCATCCCAATTTCAAAACAGATTCGTGAAACTTTCAGAAAAACCAACAACTATGAAGATTACAAAATATTGCTTGCCAACAGGTTTATTCACCTGCAGCTTGCGAGGTTCAGTGAAACCTCACCTAAATACAGGAAAAACTACTTCAATTTAGTTAAAGAGGATTTGAATGAAGTTTTAAAAGACAAAGAGATAGCTGATAATCTGGAATCTGACGTGGAATTTAGGGTTTCAAAGATTCTTAAAGCAAAAAATTATGATGAATTTAAAAAATTGGATGAACATAAAATATTTTCAGTTGTTATTGCATGCTACAACACTGGAAAATATTTGGATGAATGTATTAAATCAGTGATTGGGCAGAGCTTTTCATTTGGAAGCAATATTCAGCTTATTTTAGTCAATGACGGAAGCAGTGACAATACAGAGGAAATCTGTAAAAAATACGAACAGTTGTATCCGGACAATATCATATACCTCTACCAGGAAAATCAGGGGCAGGGAGCGGCACGTAACCTTGGTTTGAAATATGCGAATGGAAAATACATCAATTTCCTTGACAGTGATGATAAATTCAGCGGAAATACATTTTATAAAGTTTACGAGTTTTTTGAAGAACACTACGATGAAATTGACTTTGTTTCAACAAGAATGTTTTTCTTTGACAAGTATGAAGGCCAGCACCCGCTGAATTACAAATTTGAAGAGGACAGAATTATTGATTTAACCGAAATGTGGGATTATCCTCAGCTTTCTGCATCCTCGGCATTTTTTAAAAGGGAACTGTTTGAAAAATACAGATTCCCTGAAAGCCTTGTAAACTCAGAGGACACATTAATGTTAAATAAAATGCTTTTGGAAAATCCGAAATACGGTGCAGTAACAGAAGCTATTTACTGGTACCGCAGAAGAAGTGATGAGTCATCAACAATCGATTCATCATCCACCAAAAAGGGATTTTATACCAATCGTTTAAATAACTATTTTAAAGCACTGATTTATGCATCCATTGAAAAATATGGGAAAGTTGTCAAATTCATCCAATATTTAATCACATACGATATCCAGTGGATGTTCAGCGTAGAGAACATCTCAGAAATTTTAACAAATAAAGAAATCAAGGAATTATATCTACATATCCAAGATGTTTTATCCTATCTTGATGATGATGTCATCACATCTTTAAGAAACGACAAATTAAATATAAGATACCATATGTTAGCTACAAAATACGCAGTCGTTAATGTTGATTTAAGCGGACTTGTAACTTATAAGAATATCCATTCAAAATTCAATGGTGAATTTGCAGGAGTATATTCCGGAAACACATTAATAGACAAACTCGACAACCATAAACTCTGGTTAGATATTATTGAGATAAAAGAGAACAAGTTATTTATTTCAGGATTTTTAATGTCATTTTTCGCAGATAATGATATTAAAATCGAAATAATAAAAACAAACAAAAAAACAAGAAAAACAGACTCGTACATTGCAAAAAGAGTGCACTATAAACATACATCAAAATGTTTCTTAGGTTGTTCATTGGAATCCCAGTATAATTTTGATTTTGAAATTCCTCTTGAAGACAATGAAAATTCAATTATTGAAATTTCTGCAAGATTTATCGGTGTAAATTCAAAAGAAAGATCATTTAAACAATTACCTGTTGATTTTTCAAATCATGCGAGATTATCCCAATTAAGCAATTACAGCATAAACAAAAATCATTTTCTTTACTTTAATGATAATAAATTTTATATTTCGAAATATAACTATTTAAAAATGATTAAATCTGAAATTCCGATTTTACTTAGAGTTTTTAAAAGAAAGGAATCATTTTACACATCAGTTATTGCATTTAGATTGATTTATTTACTGTTATACCCATTTTATAAAAAAAGAAGAATCTGGATGTTTATGGACAGACAAGAAAATGCGGATGACAATGCAGAACATTTATACAAGTATGCAATAGCTCAAAATGACAATATCGAAAAATATTTTACAGTCCAAGAAGATTCCTCTGATTTTAAAAGATTAAAAAACTTAAAAAATATTATTCCATTCTATTCATTTAAACAAAGAATTTTATATCTGTTTGCAGAAAAAATTATCTCATCACATCCTGATGAAAACATCCTAAATCCATTTTTCAACAAAAACGAAACATCTTATGCCGGTTTAATAAATTCTGACAAAATTTTCTTACAACACGGTGTTACGAAAGATAATATTTCATCATGGCTTCACAAATATGACAAGAATTTAAGTTTGATTACAACAGTTTCCGATGCTGAGCGAGATTCCTTTTTGGATGAAGGCTACAATTACTCGCCTGAAACCATTCAAACATTAGGATTTGCAAGATTTGACAATTTAGAAATGAAAGGTGAACTTCACAAACAAATAGTTATCATGCCGTCATGGAGAGAAGACCTTCATGACATGACTCCAAACTACATTAAAGAGTCCAAATACTTCAAGCATATCAATTCCCTAATCAACAATGAAAATTTAATTGAAATATGTAAAAATTATGATTTTAAAATAATTTTTAAACCTCATCCGCTGGTTTATGAATTTATTGATTTGTTTGACACCAATGATTATGTCACAATAGACAACACCAGTACTTATCAGGAGTTATTTAAAAATTCAGACCTTCTAATCACAGATTATTCCTCAGTAGCTTTTGATTTTTCATATATGAAAAAACCGATGATTTACTACCAGTATGCGAAGGACTACAACTTTGAGGAAGGTTATTTCAAATACAAATCAATGGGCTTTGGAGAAGTTATTGAAAAAGAAGAGGAATTAATAGAACTAATCGAGAACTACCTTAAAAACAACTGCGAGATGAAGGAGCTTTATAAAAATAGAGTAGATACTTTTTATAAATATAATGACAAAAATAACTGTAAGCGAATTTATGAGTATATCTTAAATAAATTATAG
- a CDS encoding glycosyltransferase family 2 protein — protein MYKISIILPVYNVENYLKRCFDSLLSQTIGFSNLQVIFVDDSSTDNSREIIDRYSETYENVISLHLSKNSGFAGKPRNEGMKFAFADYLLFLDPDDYLLDNACDILYRKIIESDADIVVGGYKKEDWTAIWHSLIDAKETLIENPKNNLSIYFNPPGLASKLFKKELLLDNNIRFPEKLPAQDLVFLTETYLNSKSVLSLNEIIIFEYCVRTDSENQSVTQKTSKKYLYELLTAYNLVFELFEKFNVNDTLRKIYFTKNHFNFFRVQLKNAKLNEKDLEELFHSKLFLKFRNQKFIKDDEKLDLFFIKLIDNPQNVKGKTLQEICRKTKSEYLSTTTNINEIEYVPAKNKIKYQSPIEEIEKELYYFIKKNAQLYNLIEDSKK, from the coding sequence ATGTATAAAATTTCAATTATATTACCTGTTTATAATGTTGAAAATTATTTGAAAAGATGTTTTGATAGTTTATTATCACAAACTATTGGATTTTCAAATTTACAAGTTATATTTGTAGATGACAGCTCTACAGATAATAGTCGTGAAATTATTGACAGATACAGTGAAACTTATGAAAATGTTATTTCCCTTCATTTATCAAAAAATTCAGGATTTGCTGGAAAACCTCGCAATGAAGGCATGAAATTTGCTTTTGCAGATTATTTATTATTTTTAGATCCTGATGACTATTTACTGGACAATGCATGTGACATATTATATCGTAAAATTATTGAATCAGATGCAGATATTGTTGTTGGAGGATATAAAAAAGAAGACTGGACAGCAATTTGGCATTCACTGATAGATGCAAAGGAAACATTGATTGAAAATCCGAAAAATAATCTTTCAATTTATTTTAATCCACCAGGGTTAGCTTCAAAATTATTTAAAAAAGAACTATTACTGGATAATAATATAAGATTTCCTGAGAAACTTCCCGCACAAGATTTAGTATTTTTAACTGAAACTTATTTAAATTCTAAATCAGTATTATCATTAAATGAAATAATTATTTTTGAGTATTGTGTTAGAACTGACAGTGAAAATCAATCAGTTACACAGAAAACTTCAAAAAAATATTTATATGAACTTTTAACTGCATATAATTTAGTTTTTGAGTTATTTGAAAAATTTAATGTTAATGATACCTTAAGAAAAATTTATTTTACAAAAAACCATTTTAACTTTTTCAGAGTTCAACTAAAAAATGCTAAACTTAATGAAAAAGACCTTGAAGAGTTATTCCATTCTAAACTTTTTTTAAAATTTAGAAACCAAAAATTTATTAAAGATGATGAAAAATTAGATTTATTTTTTATTAAATTAATTGATAATCCTCAAAATGTTAAAGGTAAAACCCTTCAAGAAATATGCAGAAAAACAAAAAGTGAATATCTTTCAACTACAACAAACATTAATGAAATTGAATATGTGCCTGCTAAAAATAAAATTAAATATCAAAGCCCAATAGAAGAAATTGAAAAGGAATTATATTATTTTATCAAGAAAAATGCGCAATTATATAATCTTATTGAAGATTCCAAAAAATAA
- a CDS encoding acetyltransferase — METVKSTQDIGKLEKNKVTGNPEIHKSQITFKGENNILYCEGNVKLNGAKFLFEGSNSIIYLSSSQNTQYSFTLVIYNDSTFFIGREGNLSSPININIQESQNVIIGAECSLSSGVNIRTADIHPIYDNRTKQRINYANSVFIGDHVWIGHLAYISRGVKIGSGAIIENDSFLPHNAKIPSNTLVVGNPARIERDNVFFTREFLGYHNSEDSLNTQDYKSDVFIYEFVNQETLNLNQIDKILKDLNTTDRLEFIQKLFVRNKRKNRFTITK, encoded by the coding sequence ATGGAAACAGTAAAATCAACACAAGACATTGGAAAACTGGAAAAAAATAAAGTTACCGGAAATCCGGAAATTCATAAATCTCAAATTACATTTAAGGGAGAAAACAATATCCTATACTGTGAAGGCAATGTGAAACTTAACGGAGCTAAATTTTTATTTGAGGGAAGCAACTCCATTATATACTTATCATCCTCTCAAAATACACAATATTCTTTCACATTAGTAATTTACAACGATTCCACATTTTTCATTGGCAGGGAAGGAAATCTGTCTTCACCAATCAACATTAACATACAGGAAAGCCAGAATGTGATTATCGGAGCAGAATGCAGTCTTTCAAGTGGAGTTAACATAAGAACTGCAGATATCCACCCTATTTATGATAACCGAACAAAACAAAGAATAAATTATGCCAATAGTGTATTTATAGGAGACCATGTTTGGATTGGCCATCTGGCATATATTTCCAGAGGAGTTAAAATTGGTTCAGGTGCAATAATAGAAAATGACTCCTTTTTACCACACAATGCCAAAATTCCTTCAAATACATTAGTTGTCGGAAACCCAGCAAGAATTGAAAGAGACAACGTTTTTTTCACAAGGGAATTTTTAGGATATCACAACTCCGAAGATTCACTTAATACTCAAGATTACAAAAGTGACGTATTCATATATGAGTTCGTTAATCAGGAAACATTGAATCTGAACCAGATTGATAAGATCTTGAAAGATTTGAATACAACTGACAGACTTGAATTTATTCAGAAGTTATTTGTAAGAAATAAACGTAAAAATCGTTTTACAATAACAAAGTAA
- a CDS encoding glycosyltransferase, whose amino-acid sequence MFKISIIIPLVNQKDLNNATFKSLLNQTIGFENLQIIFITPNSKYVSNLSKYENIININVNNKDTFNGQLYNIGIKHASSDYLMFLNPYDAIMDNLCETLYKETLKDNDDIISGVLNVLTDRKYLKNDYGQLFSNLNISDKLFKKSFITENQIRFPEDAYDSYLAFLTNAIFKTSKIKIINKKLIKPEKSNQKFSKEQIKGILNNFYEMYYSSQKHEKTDVFNRYLIFDNLNYFIDIISTSNLPINDLLELFEYSKPLFKLYYQNNDLKYVEKSPLFEYIFQEKYENAISYIYGENIPKQKDIKIAAFCDDYTYESYKFECNLIRLNSNNWLDQIKNNKPDLFLYTTANNEEIDINEILNCFKKNNVPTVIWENKQKEFDENTLNFDYIFSSYKKNIPFYESKGHENVNYLMFATQPRTFNPLTSHKNLITDNSKNHELVSNAMTKIQNKFDLYRFPNLKASPRYITYNREDNLKNMQTITEELVECPSLENNELCIHEIFELMSSNRLIFTEYSKTLFDLFNNNIYYFNRDNIDFTEKDFNKIKNQNMHNVLKNHTYENRFRQILDTVNFKYIPHLKHVFLFYELNELTELDVIYNHFHSIKYPYKEMMIITSEDKLYLPNTILKSHLNDLEFNENEYFVFADYNLDSDFICDALLHSSYLEKNVGIKEDIVNKFAFNETNDKTNIIFNGSQYKRVISEDENEYTIYCFNNYQLKVSVIIPIYNVEKYLEECLDSVINQTLKDIEIICINDGSYDSSLDILKEYSKKDSRIKIITQYNKGPGGARNTGLDIAQGKYIYFIDSDDIIEINGLKEMYQQAEFKDLDMLKFNLMTFEDETGKEKALYQRVKPAFLQELGDKIFDYKTIGSDVYTLSPNMQSSFFRRDAVKDIRFPEKLIFEDNIYLIEALFNSKRVYYYNKFLSSKRERADSITQSTGDQFPDILEIRNQIVDLAKKYDFYDDYKFTIYSRKYMFIKLLFLQTAEYYKKKFFEKIKEDCLNKKEEYEKDGIFDILDKKSLTIFNAALNSEDYKEFEKLIKNA is encoded by the coding sequence ATGTTTAAAATTTCAATTATCATACCTCTTGTTAATCAAAAAGATTTGAACAATGCTACATTTAAATCATTGTTAAATCAGACTATAGGCTTTGAAAACCTGCAAATCATATTTATTACTCCCAATTCAAAATATGTGAGCAACTTATCAAAATATGAAAATATTATAAATATTAATGTGAATAACAAAGATACATTTAATGGCCAATTATACAACATAGGAATAAAACATGCCTCAAGTGATTATCTGATGTTTTTAAATCCCTATGATGCCATTATGGATAATTTATGTGAGACATTATATAAAGAAACATTAAAAGACAATGATGACATCATTAGTGGAGTTTTAAATGTTTTAACAGATAGGAAATATTTAAAAAATGATTATGGGCAATTATTCAGCAATCTAAATATTAGCGATAAACTTTTTAAAAAATCATTTATCACAGAAAATCAGATTAGATTTCCAGAAGATGCATATGATTCTTATTTAGCTTTTTTAACCAATGCAATTTTTAAAACATCAAAAATTAAAATAATAAATAAAAAATTAATAAAACCCGAAAAATCAAACCAGAAGTTTTCTAAAGAACAGATTAAAGGAATATTGAACAATTTTTATGAAATGTATTACAGTTCACAAAAACATGAAAAAACAGATGTCTTTAACAGATATCTGATTTTTGATAACTTGAACTATTTTATAGATATCATTTCTACAAGTAATTTACCCATAAACGACCTTCTGGAATTGTTTGAATATTCAAAACCGTTATTCAAGTTATACTACCAAAATAATGATTTGAAATACGTTGAAAAATCACCATTATTCGAATATATTTTTCAAGAAAAATATGAGAATGCAATTTCATATATCTATGGTGAAAACATCCCAAAACAAAAGGACATCAAAATTGCAGCATTTTGTGACGATTATACTTATGAATCCTATAAATTTGAATGCAACTTAATAAGATTAAATTCAAATAACTGGTTAGATCAAATTAAAAACAATAAACCTGATTTATTTTTATACACCACTGCAAATAATGAAGAAATAGATATAAACGAAATTTTAAACTGTTTTAAAAAAAATAATGTTCCAACAGTTATCTGGGAGAATAAACAAAAAGAATTTGATGAAAATACATTAAATTTTGATTATATTTTTTCATCTTATAAAAAGAATATTCCATTTTATGAAAGCAAAGGGCATGAAAATGTTAATTATTTAATGTTTGCAACTCAACCAAGGACGTTTAATCCTTTAACAAGCCATAAAAACTTAATTACAGATAATTCTAAAAATCATGAATTGGTATCCAACGCAATGACTAAAATTCAAAATAAATTTGATTTATATAGATTTCCTAACTTAAAAGCTTCTCCGAGGTATATAACTTATAACCGAGAGGACAATTTAAAAAATATGCAGACCATCACTGAAGAACTGGTAGAATGCCCAAGTTTAGAAAATAATGAATTGTGCATCCATGAAATTTTTGAATTGATGTCTTCAAATAGATTAATATTTACAGAATATTCCAAGACATTATTTGATTTGTTTAATAACAACATTTACTACTTTAACAGAGACAACATCGATTTTACCGAAAAAGATTTCAACAAAATTAAAAATCAAAATATGCACAATGTTTTGAAAAATCACACTTATGAAAATAGATTCCGGCAAATTCTTGACACAGTTAACTTTAAATACATCCCACATCTAAAACATGTCTTTTTGTTTTATGAATTAAATGAATTAACTGAATTAGATGTTATCTATAACCATTTTCATTCAATTAAATATCCCTATAAAGAAATGATGATTATTACAAGCGAAGACAAGTTATATTTACCAAACACAATCCTAAAATCACACCTGAACGATTTGGAGTTTAATGAAAATGAATACTTTGTTTTTGCAGATTATAATTTAGATTCCGATTTCATATGCGATGCATTACTGCATTCAAGCTACCTTGAAAAAAATGTAGGCATTAAAGAGGATATTGTGAATAAATTTGCATTCAATGAAACCAACGATAAAACTAACATAATATTTAATGGATCACAATATAAACGTGTGATTTCAGAGGATGAAAACGAATATACAATTTATTGTTTCAATAACTATCAGTTGAAAGTTTCCGTAATTATACCAATTTATAATGTTGAAAAATATCTTGAAGAATGTTTGGATAGTGTTATTAATCAAACTCTAAAAGATATAGAGATTATTTGCATAAATGACGGATCTTATGACTCATCACTGGACATACTTAAAGAATATTCCAAAAAAGATTCAAGAATAAAAATTATAACCCAATACAACAAGGGCCCTGGTGGTGCAAGAAACACAGGTTTAGACATTGCACAAGGAAAATACATCTATTTCATCGATTCTGATGATATTATTGAAATTAACGGCCTTAAAGAAATGTACCAACAAGCAGAGTTCAAGGATTTGGATATGTTGAAATTTAATTTGATGACATTTGAAGATGAAACCGGAAAAGAAAAAGCCTTATATCAAAGGGTCAAACCAGCATTCCTACAGGAATTGGGCGATAAAATTTTTGATTATAAAACAATTGGATCTGATGTATATACATTATCTCCAAATATGCAATCAAGCTTTTTTAGAAGAGATGCTGTTAAAGATATCAGATTTCCGGAAAAACTTATCTTTGAAGACAATATTTATTTAATTGAAGCTTTATTTAATTCTAAAAGAGTTTATTATTATAATAAATTCCTATCAAGCAAAAGGGAAAGAGCTGATTCAATTACTCAATCAACAGGCGACCAATTTCCAGATATTCTGGAGATTAGAAACCAAATTGTAGATTTAGCTAAAAAATATGATTTCTATGATGATTATAAATTTACAATTTATTCCAGAAAATATATGTTTATTAAACTTTTATTCCTGCAAACGGCAGAATATTATAAAAAGAAATTCTTTGAAAAGATTAAAGAAGATTGTTTAAATAAAAAAGAAGAATATGAAAAAGATGGTATCTTTGATATTTTAGATAAAAAATCATTGACCATATTCAATGCGGCATTAAATTCTGAAGATTACAAAGAGTTTGAAAAACTTATTAAAAATGCATGA